A region of Ornithodoros turicata isolate Travis chromosome 5, ASM3712646v1, whole genome shotgun sequence DNA encodes the following proteins:
- the LOC135395639 gene encoding uncharacterized protein LOC135395639, whose product MKNDLEDRTDLTVDDILDLLKLCLGQTFFRFKGKFFEQTDGCPMGSPISMTIGNLVMEYVEDKALADSGPHVAFYRRYVDDTFVIIMKDFTDAFSDKLNSIHHSIQFTHEEETHGKIAFLDVLVSRGQSGALRTSVYRKPCYTGQVLHYTSGNTLEQKRSVVRSLLSRAIQISSKPQVRQEEITQATRNLQRRAYPESFINDIYHQMLSPRKEIPDETQDKPIYVTIPYIKCLSEPIRRVLSQINMKTTFKPMSTLRSLISHPKDRTPPDDERGVVYKISCQDCTAVYIGETGRKTKQERYREVCPKQD is encoded by the coding sequence ATGAAAAATGACTTAGAAGACCGCACTGATCTTACAGTGGACGACATCTTAGACCTTTTAAAGCTGTGTCTTGGACAAACCTTCTTCCGGTTCAAGGGCAAATTTTTTGAACAAACAGACGGATGCCCTATGGGCAGTCCAATATCAATGACCATTGGCAATTTAGTCATGGAATACGTTGAAGACAAAGCCCTAGCGGATTCAGGACCTCATGTGGCCTTCTACCGACGTTATGTTGACGACACATTTGTGATTATCATGAAGGATTTTACTGACGCATTCTCTGACAAGCTGAACAGCATTCATCACAGCATTCAGTTCACGCACGAGGAAGAAACTCATGGAAAGATCGCCTTCCTTGACGTCCTGGTAAGTAGGGGCCAATCTGGTGCCTTAAGGACATCGGTCTACAGGAAACCATGTTACACAGGCCAAGTTCTCCACTATACTTCAGGCAACACGCTGGAGCAGAAGAGGTCAGTAGTTCGTTCCCTCCTATCACGTGCCATTCAGATCTCCTCAAAACCCCAAGTGAGGCAGGAAGAAATCACGCAAGCAACAAGAAACCTTCAAAGAAGGGCCTATCCGGAATCTTTCATTAATGACATTTACCATCAAATGTTATCGCCCCGCAAGGAGATACCTGATGAAACCCAGGACAAGCCCATATATGTCACCATCCCTTACATCAAATGTCTATCGGAACCCATCAGGCGTGTACTGTCTCAGATAAACATGAAGACCACCTTCAAGCCCATGTCAACACTGAGGAGCCTGATTAGTCATCCAAAGGACAGAACGCCGCCTGACGATGAGAGGGGTGTTGTATACAAGATATCTTGTCAGGATTGCACGGCGGTCTACATCGGGGAGACgggaagaaaaacgaaacaagaaagatatcgagaaGTCTGCCCTAAACAGGACTGA